A stretch of DNA from Triticum dicoccoides isolate Atlit2015 ecotype Zavitan chromosome 2A, WEW_v2.0, whole genome shotgun sequence:
ATCAAGATCCTCGATCTCATCAACATTGATGGATTCTTTCACTGCCGCACTAGAGGGGGGAGGTATGCCAAAAGAGGGATTCCAATGGTCAGTACCATCGGTTGTGATATCTCCAAAATAACCCGCAACTTTTCTTCATTAGCAAGTCCTTTCTTCTTGAACTTGCCACAACCTTTAATATCCTGTAATACAACAAGTGAAACACATTATTAGTAAATCAAAAGATATGGCTAAAATAAGATACATGATACAACAGCCAAAGAACTCACAATTTTAGCCttcttccaccactcatcatcttgtGACACGGTGTTGTTCACATAGTCCCATCCGGCTCCGGTCTCCCGAAACTTGAGTTTCTTGAACAAGGGGAAATCAGCTTTAAGCTTGTCCCATTTGTTTTTCAATTGCGTGTGTGTGTAATCAAGCCCGGTTCTCATCTTAAATTGTCTTGTCACCTCATCAAATGCATTTGGGGTCAAATAATTGCCTGGCCTATTTCCAGCGTCCACTTGGTCGGCGAACAACTCACATACAATCTTAGTGTTCTCAACGCTCCATTCAGCAGTCATGCTTGACACTTCTCTACGAAAATGCATGTCACATTGGACCTCACATGTACAAGGATAATATGAAAACTGAAGTTTTTTGCAAAGCCAAAATCATGTCATAACTGAACTATACTTCAGAAATAAAGTAATATCTTAACAGAGCAGTACATATACTAGTTTTTCACTGTTAATATCTTAGCAGT
This window harbors:
- the LOC119355778 gene encoding L10-interacting MYB domain-containing protein-like isoform X2, with the translated sequence MTAEWSVENTKIVCELFADQVDAGNRPGNYLTPNAFDEVTRQFKMRTGLDYTHTQLKNKWDKLKADFPLFKKLKFRETGAGWDYVNNTVSQDDEWWKKAKIDIKGCGKFKKKGLANEEKLRVILEISQPMVLTIGIPLLAYLPPLVRQ